In the Wyeomyia smithii strain HCP4-BCI-WySm-NY-G18 chromosome 2, ASM2978416v1, whole genome shotgun sequence genome, one interval contains:
- the LOC129721722 gene encoding 40S ribosomal protein S9, which yields MVNHRIPSVFSKTYVTPRRPFEKPRLDAELKIIGQYGLRNKREVWRVKYTLAKIRKAARELLTLEEKDEKRLFQGNALLRRLVRIGVLDESRMKLDYVLGLKIEDFLERRLQTQVFKLGLAKSYHHARVLIRQRHIRVRKQVVNIPSFIVRLDSQKHIDFSLKSPFGGGRPGRVKRKNMKKGQGGGGGADEEEED from the exons ATGGTGAACCATCGTATTCCGTCGGTCTTCTCCAAGACCTATGTTACACCGCGTCGTCCGTTCGAAAAACCACGTCTAGATGCGGAGCTGAAAATAATTGGCCAGTATGGTCTCCGTAATAAGCGTGAGGTGTGGCGTGTCAAGTACACGCTGGCAAAGATTCGCAAAGCTGCCCGTGAGTTGCTAACTCTGGAAGAGAAGGACGAGAAACGTCTATTCCAAG GTAACGCCCTTTTGCGTCGTTTAGTTCGCATTGGTGTACTGGACGAATCCCGTATGAAACTCGATTACGTGCTCGGTTTGAAAATCGAGGATTTTCTCGAACGCCGTCTGCAGACCCAGGTGTTTAAGCTTGGATTGGCGAAATCGTACCATCATGCACGTGTTCTTATTCGCCAGAGACATATTCG CGTTCGCAAGCAAGTAGTGAACATTCCATCGTTTATTGTGCGGTTGGATTCGCAGAAGCACATCGACTTTTCACTGAAATCGCCATTCGGTGGTGGCCGTCCTGGACGCGTCAAGAGGAAGAACATGAAGAAGGGCCAAGGTGGCGGCGGCGGTGCTGATGAAGAGGAAGAAGATTAA